One region of Limnospira fusiformis SAG 85.79 genomic DNA includes:
- a CDS encoding DEAD/DEAH box helicase: MFPSVVAAQIRNCVSDYLITTFRPTTPGFNGLIERFLKTANNLYRGPYVSVGLPFRQGTIGGDYFPEIPLGFIPFLHQERAFNRLSPPNYQSTIIATGTGSGKTECFLIPLLEHCRQQGNKPGIKAILIYPMNALATDQSKRIAQIIEQTPSLKGQVTAGLYVGEKDEKPTRVMTPEKVITDKEMLRKSPPDILLTNYKMLDYLLIRPDLQTLWTNNEPETLRYLVVDEFHTFDGAQGTDLACLLRRLKHRLQTPPGHLACVGTSATLGNKSDKTEILAYSKTIFKEEFEAAALIEEDRLSDGEFLGNALLNVLPLPRLEDWEKLQPDNYTDPENYLQTQAQLWLNPTTETDTFINKPIDDQWRVELGKELKSLPIIHNLIRVLKEKSCTYEEILDRIGSRLHFPVKQHPEYCYLLLDSIFALISAARCQIDNPNGTIIIAPWVTLRVQVWFRELKRMVASVESQPELAFSDDLTPELRQNQKTLPVMHCRDCGATGWGGVRHSTINNKLIPNDLRGFYQAFFSQKPLVSFLFPCDESHEETQLLCRHCLTVNPTSVEFCKGCHKENNADNFIRVLVPEVTQTVTRNGQEQLISNHDCPFCGNSNGLSILGAQAASLTSASIGILYTTPFNQDKKLLTFSDSVQDAAHRAGFYNARTYRSTLRTSIFQLVRESQHPLTLQELCDRFADYWREKIPIPENYIATFLPTDLQWLREWDDFLNGDRSKLDPHTALPDLLELVEKRLVWEIVTQFGHRGAIGPSLERSGVASVSFNPQFLTAATKTLHQKLSNEIEALRTVSEDRVRELIVGLLHHLRHRGGIVQPVTQGNYISSGGETYLLSKLVYMPGVGPSVPAPKFLVNAAAKTKQFERVISGKNRDSWCEDWTMRVFAPHTLLLKEQLIDILHFTLETLVGAKLLESHFCGQGRAWGIPMAAIIINPGGKVLTCDRCYHQITHSRTSSHLPDTCRSLGCQGHYHEDDQRPGLVYYRQMYQQGEVRRIVAAEHTGLLSRTTRERLEHRFIQSDRYCDPNLISATSTLEMGINIGDLSSVFLCSLPPNVANYQQRIGRAGRRDGNALVGVIANAKPHDLFFYSDPAQMLEGGIEASGCYLNAAAILERQLTAFCLDNWVASGLDSEGFSPQLNDILNHLQNQAQNRFPYNWLRFIDSQQGELLREFIDLFADTITPETQAQIEEFMHQGQGEIGGLGWRILNRLEGMKKERHRFNNAIVNLTKKIKAQKGEPTHLQDPDKLAEMEQEKEGLREIIRDINNKNIFNFLTDEGLLPNYAFPEAGVTLRSMVLRKLRPKQGANGKRYEVLTMTYERPSQVAIRELVPSGVFYAEGRRVKVDQIDLKLSEPQEWRICRSCSYATESFQPEAHQKTCPRCNDTLWSDKGRLRTMLRLRQVMATTADQTSRLTDDSEDRKIEFFEKQLLVDFLPEFREQTFLINHPEFPFGFEYISRTKFREINLGESLSTGETVEIAGKKFTTKGFTVCRSCGKVIDRNKDHAQNHAISCQWRDKPDQVKTIEVLYLYREFESESIRFLMPDESFWTPEGLHSFIAALQLGLKEKFRGKVDHLRTTISEEPQPESNLRKSFLYLFDSIPGGTGYLRQLIRQPQELQEVFLQALEKMRTCSCKERHQDGCYQCIFAYRNSFYKDYTSRKKAESLLGKLLNHWSELKDHSEGLSAIRVNSNLESELERNFIKALSMRTDLVLKPEIIDGKTAYFIKLKNSAWIVETQVTLDEKDGVTIPCRADFIMRPASSRVESLPVVVFTDGWEYHRDRIKEDFQQRQAIVRSGRFWCWSLTWDDVMKQVNRSHRTTNPPPDSFRQDLNNDKFRKCGGSFYKRYDCEGMQLLESQDSFAWLMSYLDQPQAQNWQRWALLRTLAQGSPANNKSPEFLGRMETRLSPEAIALWEVPPTYVIGEVCISESLQIFTLVDLKRNHEKNATGSLVCLELDDQQEDPGSWREALRSLNLYQFLPHFYAITTNAAPEISLATPGSIVQSPLENTDPRWEELRELVIEESLFPAIDRMSQENWPLPQAGYELLSDRGSVKAIGELAWEETKTVVTLTPEDNEAFIAAGWRSYLVEDFLKKLTINN, encoded by the coding sequence ATGTTTCCTTCAGTTGTAGCTGCCCAAATTAGGAACTGTGTTTCTGACTATTTGATAACCACCTTTCGACCGACAACGCCAGGGTTTAATGGGTTGATTGAACGATTCCTGAAAACGGCTAATAACCTCTATCGCGGACCTTATGTTTCGGTGGGTTTACCGTTTCGACAGGGTACAATTGGCGGGGACTATTTCCCGGAAATTCCCCTGGGTTTTATCCCGTTTTTGCACCAAGAACGCGCTTTTAATCGCCTCAGTCCCCCTAACTATCAGTCAACTATAATCGCCACGGGGACGGGTTCGGGGAAAACGGAATGTTTCTTAATTCCCCTCCTAGAACATTGTCGCCAACAGGGGAATAAACCGGGGATAAAAGCGATTTTAATTTATCCTATGAACGCTTTAGCGACGGACCAAAGTAAACGTATCGCCCAAATAATTGAGCAAACTCCCTCGCTAAAAGGTCAGGTTACGGCTGGGTTATATGTAGGGGAAAAAGACGAAAAACCTACGCGGGTGATGACCCCAGAAAAGGTGATTACTGATAAAGAGATGTTGCGAAAGTCTCCCCCAGATATCCTGCTGACTAACTATAAAATGTTGGACTATCTGCTAATTCGACCAGACCTTCAAACTTTATGGACAAATAATGAACCGGAAACTTTGCGCTATTTGGTAGTTGATGAATTCCATACTTTTGATGGCGCACAGGGGACGGACTTGGCTTGTTTGTTGCGTCGCCTAAAACACCGCCTCCAAACTCCCCCAGGACATTTGGCTTGTGTGGGAACTTCGGCGACTTTGGGGAACAAAAGTGATAAAACGGAAATCTTAGCCTATAGTAAAACTATCTTTAAAGAAGAGTTTGAGGCGGCGGCTTTAATTGAAGAAGACCGCCTAAGTGATGGGGAATTTTTGGGGAATGCTTTATTAAACGTCCTCCCCCTACCGAGGTTAGAGGACTGGGAAAAACTGCAACCGGACAACTACACCGACCCGGAAAACTATCTACAAACTCAAGCGCAACTTTGGTTAAACCCGACTACAGAAACGGATACTTTTATTAATAAACCCATAGACGACCAGTGGCGGGTAGAATTAGGGAAGGAACTAAAAAGCCTCCCAATTATCCATAATTTAATCAGGGTTTTAAAGGAAAAATCCTGCACCTACGAGGAAATTCTCGATCGCATTGGTAGCCGTCTCCACTTCCCGGTCAAACAACACCCAGAATATTGCTATCTTCTCCTGGATAGCATTTTCGCGTTAATTAGCGCGGCACGTTGCCAAATTGACAACCCCAATGGTACAATAATCATAGCCCCTTGGGTGACATTACGGGTACAGGTCTGGTTTCGGGAACTCAAGCGTATGGTGGCTTCTGTGGAGTCGCAGCCGGAACTTGCTTTCTCGGACGACCTCACCCCAGAGTTACGCCAAAATCAGAAAACCTTACCGGTCATGCACTGTCGCGACTGTGGGGCGACGGGTTGGGGTGGTGTGCGCCATTCCACGATTAATAATAAACTTATCCCCAACGACCTGCGTGGCTTCTATCAAGCGTTTTTCAGCCAGAAGCCGTTAGTGTCCTTCCTGTTTCCCTGCGACGAGTCTCACGAGGAAACTCAACTCCTCTGTCGTCACTGTCTCACGGTTAACCCAACTTCGGTGGAATTCTGTAAGGGTTGTCATAAGGAAAACAACGCGGATAATTTCATCCGGGTGTTAGTCCCGGAGGTGACGCAAACAGTAACCCGAAACGGACAGGAACAGTTAATATCTAACCATGACTGCCCTTTCTGTGGCAACTCGAACGGCTTATCAATTTTGGGCGCACAAGCAGCCAGCCTGACGAGCGCTAGTATTGGCATCTTGTACACGACACCGTTCAATCAGGACAAGAAACTACTCACCTTTTCGGACTCGGTACAAGATGCTGCTCACAGGGCTGGATTTTACAACGCCCGCACCTATCGTAGCACATTACGCACGTCAATTTTCCAATTAGTGCGAGAATCTCAACATCCCCTGACTTTGCAGGAATTATGCGATCGCTTTGCGGACTATTGGCGGGAAAAAATCCCCATCCCAGAAAATTATATCGCGACTTTCCTACCGACAGACCTGCAATGGTTGCGGGAGTGGGACGACTTCCTAAATGGCGATCGGTCTAAATTAGACCCCCACACGGCTTTACCGGACTTACTGGAGTTAGTCGAAAAGCGCCTGGTGTGGGAAATTGTGACGCAATTCGGACACCGAGGGGCGATCGGTCCGTCTTTGGAACGCAGCGGGGTCGCTAGTGTCAGCTTTAACCCCCAATTCCTGACGGCTGCGACTAAGACGCTACACCAAAAGCTGAGTAATGAAATAGAAGCGCTGCGGACAGTGAGTGAGGACCGGGTAAGGGAGTTAATCGTGGGTTTATTGCATCATCTCCGCCACCGGGGAGGGATTGTGCAACCTGTCACCCAAGGCAATTATATCAGCAGTGGCGGCGAAACATATCTTTTGTCTAAATTAGTTTATATGCCAGGGGTGGGTCCTTCTGTCCCCGCGCCGAAATTTCTGGTAAATGCGGCGGCGAAAACTAAGCAGTTTGAAAGGGTGATCTCTGGGAAAAACAGAGACAGTTGGTGCGAAGATTGGACTATGCGAGTATTTGCTCCCCACACGCTGCTACTGAAGGAACAACTGATTGATATATTACACTTCACCCTAGAGACTTTGGTGGGGGCGAAGTTGCTAGAGTCTCATTTTTGCGGTCAAGGTCGCGCTTGGGGTATCCCCATGGCTGCGATTATAATTAACCCAGGGGGAAAGGTTCTTACTTGCGATCGCTGTTATCATCAAATCACCCATTCTCGGACTTCTTCCCACTTACCGGACACTTGTCGCAGCTTAGGCTGTCAGGGACATTACCACGAAGACGACCAACGCCCCGGTTTAGTCTACTATCGCCAAATGTATCAACAGGGAGAAGTTCGTCGCATTGTGGCGGCGGAACATACGGGACTTTTAAGCCGCACTACCCGCGAACGTTTAGAACACCGTTTTATCCAGAGCGATCGCTATTGTGATCCTAACTTAATTTCGGCGACTTCGACGTTAGAAATGGGGATTAATATTGGCGACCTCTCCAGTGTTTTCCTGTGTTCTCTCCCCCCCAACGTTGCCAACTACCAGCAGCGAATTGGTCGCGCGGGACGACGAGACGGTAATGCGTTAGTGGGAGTAATTGCCAACGCCAAACCTCACGATTTATTCTTCTACAGCGACCCCGCCCAAATGCTAGAAGGGGGGATAGAGGCTTCGGGATGCTATCTAAACGCGGCGGCGATTTTAGAGAGACAACTGACGGCGTTTTGCCTAGATAATTGGGTGGCAAGTGGGTTAGACTCGGAAGGATTCTCTCCCCAACTTAATGATATCCTAAACCATCTGCAAAATCAAGCCCAAAATCGATTTCCTTACAATTGGCTAAGGTTCATTGACAGCCAGCAAGGGGAATTACTGAGGGAATTTATAGATTTATTCGCGGATACCATTACGCCAGAAACTCAAGCCCAAATTGAGGAGTTCATGCACCAGGGACAAGGGGAAATCGGCGGACTAGGCTGGCGCATTTTGAACCGCCTAGAAGGAATGAAAAAAGAACGACATCGTTTTAATAATGCGATCGTCAACCTCACCAAAAAAATCAAAGCCCAAAAAGGGGAACCCACCCACCTGCAAGACCCGGACAAGCTGGCAGAAATGGAACAAGAAAAAGAGGGACTCCGGGAAATTATCCGAGATATCAACAACAAAAATATCTTTAACTTTCTGACGGACGAGGGACTGCTCCCCAACTATGCTTTCCCGGAAGCGGGAGTAACTTTACGGTCAATGGTTTTGCGGAAACTGCGGCCAAAACAAGGGGCGAATGGTAAGCGTTATGAGGTGCTAACCATGACCTATGAACGCCCCAGCCAGGTGGCGATTAGAGAATTAGTACCCAGCGGGGTTTTCTATGCGGAAGGAAGACGAGTAAAGGTTGACCAAATAGACCTCAAATTATCGGAGCCGCAAGAGTGGCGAATTTGTCGAAGTTGTAGTTATGCAACGGAGAGTTTTCAACCAGAAGCCCATCAAAAAACCTGCCCGCGATGTAATGATACCCTATGGAGTGATAAAGGCAGGTTGCGGACTATGCTGCGGTTACGGCAAGTTATGGCAACTACTGCCGACCAGACAAGTCGCCTAACTGATGATAGTGAAGACCGCAAAATCGAATTTTTCGAGAAACAGTTATTAGTGGATTTTTTGCCGGAATTCCGCGAACAAACTTTTTTGATTAATCACCCAGAGTTTCCCTTTGGGTTCGAGTATATTTCCCGCACGAAGTTCCGCGAAATCAACCTAGGCGAGTCTTTGTCCACGGGGGAAACGGTGGAAATTGCGGGTAAAAAATTTACGACAAAAGGGTTTACAGTTTGCCGCAGTTGTGGTAAAGTAATAGATAGGAATAAGGACCACGCCCAAAATCACGCGATTAGCTGTCAGTGGCGGGACAAACCCGACCAGGTAAAAACTATCGAGGTGCTGTATCTTTACCGGGAATTTGAATCAGAATCAATCCGGTTTTTAATGCCGGATGAAAGTTTCTGGACTCCGGAAGGTTTGCACTCGTTTATTGCAGCGCTCCAATTAGGCTTAAAAGAGAAGTTTCGGGGGAAAGTAGACCACCTCCGCACGACCATTAGCGAAGAACCGCAACCGGAAAGCAACCTCCGCAAATCGTTTTTATATCTGTTCGATAGCATACCGGGAGGGACGGGATATCTGCGGCAATTAATTCGCCAGCCGCAGGAATTACAAGAGGTATTTCTGCAAGCCTTGGAAAAGATGAGAACCTGTAGTTGCAAAGAAAGGCATCAAGACGGGTGCTATCAATGTATTTTTGCTTATCGGAATAGTTTTTATAAAGACTATACCAGCCGGAAAAAGGCGGAGAGTTTACTGGGAAAATTACTGAATCATTGGAGTGAATTAAAAGACCATTCGGAAGGTTTATCAGCGATTCGAGTTAATAGCAATTTAGAGAGTGAACTAGAGAGGAACTTTATCAAGGCGCTATCAATGCGAACTGATTTAGTGCTGAAACCAGAGATTATTGATGGTAAAACAGCCTATTTTATCAAACTAAAAAATAGTGCTTGGATTGTGGAAACTCAAGTAACGCTGGACGAAAAAGATGGTGTAACCATTCCCTGTCGGGCGGATTTTATCATGCGTCCGGCTTCGAGTCGGGTGGAGAGTTTACCAGTGGTGGTATTTACAGACGGTTGGGAATATCATCGCGATCGCATTAAGGAAGACTTCCAACAACGTCAGGCGATCGTCCGTAGTGGTCGATTTTGGTGTTGGTCGTTAACGTGGGATGATGTGATGAAACAGGTTAACCGCAGCCACCGCACCACAAACCCGCCGCCGGACAGTTTCCGTCAGGACTTAAATAACGATAAATTCCGGAAATGCGGGGGCTCATTTTATAAGCGATATGACTGCGAGGGAATGCAACTCCTGGAAAGCCAGGATAGTTTTGCATGGCTAATGAGTTATTTAGACCAACCCCAGGCGCAAAATTGGCAAAGGTGGGCGTTATTGCGAACTCTAGCCCAAGGGAGTCCCGCCAATAATAAGTCACCAGAATTTCTAGGGAGGATGGAAACTCGCCTATCTCCAGAAGCGATCGCCCTTTGGGAAGTTCCGCCCACATACGTCATTGGGGAGGTATGTATTTCGGAGTCATTACAGATTTTTACGCTAGTAGACCTGAAGCGTAACCACGAAAAAAACGCGACAGGTAGCCTCGTCTGCTTAGAGTTAGACGACCAACAGGAAGACCCCGGAAGTTGGCGGGAAGCATTGCGATCGCTGAATTTATACCAATTCCTCCCCCATTTTTACGCCATTACGACCAACGCCGCCCCAGAGATATCCCTAGCTACTCCAGGGTCTATAGTCCAGTCTCCCCTAGAAAACACTGACCCCCGTTGGGAGGAGTTAAGGGAATTAGTGATCGAAGAAAGTCTTTTTCCCGCCATTGATCGCATGAGTCAGGAAAACTGGCCCCTCCCCCAAGCGGGATATGAACTATTAAGCGATCGTGGTAGCGTCAAAGCGATCGGGGAACTCGCCTGGGAGGAGACCAAAACCGTGGTCACCCTCACCCCCGAAGACAACGAAGCCTTTATCGCCGCCGGTTGGCGGTCTTATCTAGTCGAAGACTTCTTAAAAAAATTAACAATTAATAATTAA
- a CDS encoding four helix bundle protein: MSENVVKDKSFVFALRIVKLYQYLTTEKHEYVLSKQVLRSGTAIGALVREAEYGESRADFAHKLAIALKEANETQYWLELIYRGGYIDFHGFHSINQDCLELLRLLTSIINSTKGSSK; encoded by the coding sequence ATGAGTGAGAATGTTGTTAAGGATAAGTCATTTGTTTTTGCACTGAGAATTGTCAAATTATACCAATATCTTACCACAGAAAAACACGAGTATGTCCTCTCTAAACAAGTTTTGCGGAGTGGTACGGCAATTGGGGCATTAGTTCGGGAAGCAGAATATGGCGAAAGTCGTGCCGATTTTGCTCATAAATTGGCGATCGCCCTCAAAGAAGCCAACGAAACCCAATATTGGCTAGAATTAATATACAGAGGCGGTTACATAGACTTCCATGGCTTCCACTCCATCAATCAAGATTGCCTGGAACTGTTAAGGCTGTTAACCTCAATCATAAATTCAACCAAAGGCAGTTCAAAATAA
- a CDS encoding UvrD-helicase domain-containing protein: protein MNLDHGIRLAIADDFFSSHNQLPRKIQNKVSEFINRFRQSPTRSGLNYESIKGSRDKRLKSVRVDLDYRAIVLKPETGNTYLLLWVDQHDDAYQWARRKVCQINQVSGSVQIIDVEQVEATTEKLKQSHQQPEAQPKRFDAIADRDLMRLGVPEILLPAVREIVSDRDVEELLPHLPKEASDGIFMLAAGYPLPDIFQQLERPEPKDNIDPDNLEAALDNEDSRSRFMVVTDDTELEEMLAAPLEKWRVFLHPTQRKLVERDWNGAVRVLGGAGTGKTVVAMHRAKWLAENRLTKTSDRLLFTTFTRNLAIDIENNLKTICTPEVMKRIRVINLDSWVTSFLKEEGIENRIVYNNETDDLWQQAYTLAPPELGFPLSFYREEWQEVLQQNRCQTLRDYLGSRRIGRGTRLSRQQRQGIWLVFEEYRNLLREAGYREANDAMYDAISIIRAKGREILPYKAVIVDEAQDMSKGAFELIRAIAGPPTANDIFLVGDAHQRIYGQTVILSHCHIDIRGRSKKLRLNYRTTDETRKWATAVLENLAIDDLDGGVDSLQDYRSIMHGDAPIVKGFKTFEQEISYLQELLTTLQNQGNTGDRNSSRVCMVFRTQSLMEQYESALGNYPIKMQRIKRNQPDNLLDEGIRIGTMHRVKGLQFDWIVLPGLNDDILPLKTGLNDCPDDVSKDRFITAERCLLHVAATRAKQQVLISYYGKPSPFMEKK, encoded by the coding sequence ATGAACTTAGATCATGGGATTCGCCTAGCCATTGCTGATGACTTTTTTAGTAGTCACAATCAATTGCCACGCAAAATCCAAAACAAAGTATCTGAATTTATCAATCGCTTTCGCCAAAGCCCTACCCGGTCGGGGTTAAATTATGAATCGATTAAAGGGAGTCGAGACAAACGACTAAAATCTGTGCGGGTGGATTTAGATTATCGGGCGATCGTACTGAAACCGGAAACGGGGAATACCTATCTATTGCTATGGGTTGATCAACATGACGATGCTTATCAATGGGCGCGGCGAAAAGTCTGCCAAATTAACCAGGTTTCTGGGTCGGTGCAAATTATCGATGTTGAACAAGTAGAAGCGACTACGGAAAAACTCAAGCAAAGTCACCAGCAACCAGAAGCCCAACCTAAACGCTTTGATGCGATCGCCGATCGGGATTTAATGCGTTTGGGGGTTCCTGAAATTTTACTCCCAGCAGTGCGGGAAATTGTGAGCGATCGCGATGTGGAAGAACTTTTGCCCCATCTCCCCAAGGAAGCCAGCGACGGGATTTTTATGTTAGCTGCTGGCTATCCCCTCCCGGATATTTTCCAACAATTGGAAAGACCAGAACCCAAAGATAATATCGACCCGGATAACCTGGAAGCAGCCCTAGACAATGAGGACAGCCGTTCTCGGTTTATGGTAGTCACCGATGACACAGAATTAGAGGAAATGTTAGCAGCCCCCCTGGAAAAATGGCGGGTTTTCCTTCATCCTACCCAACGGAAATTAGTTGAAAGAGACTGGAATGGGGCGGTGAGGGTACTCGGTGGGGCGGGGACTGGTAAAACTGTGGTGGCGATGCACCGGGCAAAATGGTTGGCAGAAAATCGCTTGACGAAAACGAGCGATCGCCTTTTGTTTACGACGTTTACCCGAAATTTAGCGATCGATATTGAAAACAACCTGAAAACCATTTGCACCCCGGAAGTAATGAAACGCATTCGGGTAATTAACCTAGACTCTTGGGTGACAAGTTTTCTCAAAGAGGAGGGCATCGAAAACCGGATCGTGTACAATAACGAAACGGATGACCTCTGGCAACAAGCCTATACTTTAGCGCCGCCAGAATTAGGATTTCCCCTAAGTTTTTATCGGGAAGAATGGCAGGAAGTGCTACAACAAAACCGCTGCCAAACTCTCAGAGATTATCTAGGTTCCCGTCGCATTGGTCGGGGAACCCGTTTGAGTCGTCAACAGCGACAAGGAATATGGCTGGTTTTTGAGGAGTATCGCAACCTGCTACGAGAAGCGGGATACCGCGAGGCTAATGACGCGATGTATGATGCTATTTCGATTATTCGCGCCAAAGGTCGAGAAATTCTCCCCTATAAAGCGGTAATTGTGGATGAAGCCCAGGATATGAGTAAAGGGGCATTTGAGTTAATTAGGGCGATCGCGGGTCCCCCAACAGCCAATGATATATTCTTGGTCGGAGATGCCCACCAACGCATCTATGGGCAAACTGTCATCCTCAGCCACTGCCATATTGATATTCGCGGACGGTCTAAGAAGTTGCGCCTCAATTATCGCACTACGGACGAAACTCGCAAATGGGCGACAGCGGTTCTGGAAAATTTGGCGATCGATGATTTAGATGGCGGCGTAGATTCTTTACAAGACTACCGTTCAATCATGCACGGCGATGCCCCCATTGTCAAGGGGTTCAAGACTTTTGAGCAGGAAATTTCCTATTTACAAGAGTTATTAACAACCTTGCAAAATCAGGGGAATACTGGCGATCGCAATTCATCGCGAGTTTGCATGGTGTTTCGCACACAATCTCTCATGGAACAGTACGAGTCAGCGTTAGGCAATTATCCAATCAAGATGCAACGAATTAAACGAAATCAACCGGACAATCTCTTAGATGAAGGCATCCGCATCGGCACAATGCACCGAGTAAAAGGTTTACAATTTGATTGGATTGTGCTACCGGGATTAAATGATGATATTTTACCCCTAAAAACCGGTTTAAACGACTGTCCAGACGATGTTTCCAAAGACCGCTTTATCACAGCAGAGCGCTGTTTATTGCACGTCGCCGCCACCCGCGCCAAGCAGCAAGTCCTGATTAGCTATTATGGGAAACCCAGCCCATTTATGGAAAAAAAATAA
- a CDS encoding CBS domain-containing protein, producing MLYPAPHYSSALEQAVDRYPVAVTPDTSVAEAIALISQLQNHCPFPQDLRLEPDRSDSRTLIQPTGIRANCILVVDKPTPLCTELVAQPPEQSTLLGIFTPRNLLQLIATGILDHPEEATLDHIRIGEVMSIPICQLTESEDQDIFTALSMFRQHQILHLPVVNSQGHLVGVVTPARIRQVLQPSNILRTRRVADEIITDVLTAPVNTSVLTLAQMMATHPIGCVVIHNQLATHKLEPVGIVTAEDIVLAQFLQLNLAETTAATIMGIPQFSLKVQDSLWLAHQEMQARQLQRLLVSNNQGQLQGIITQMSLLRMLDPTEMYRVIRQLKQSVYKLQAEKMELLRSRNIKLEKQVQERTAQLQEQLQRERLLAKISLQIHQSLNLDEILNTTVAELRDFLSSDRVVIYQILNSGVGELVAESVGEGWRSLSENRLNESVINYYKYTFFDQNIYIVEDIEKARISKEKLQILSDKKILAYLVVPIIQDGQLWGTIEVHHCQKSRHWLPSETNLLQQLATQLAIAIYQAQLYQQVQALNTDLEKQVLDRTAELQRKVQELQQLNILKDEFLSTVPHELRTPLSNMKMAIYMLKLAPTAQRQQVYFDILENECVRETNLINDLLNLQKLEAENIPISLDLLNLVNWIPRITQPFYSRANSRKLVLNVELPPDLPSVRTNTSSLERIIAELLNNACKYTIEGGEINLKLETLPIKSDLQVSHKLRLQIANQAQIPEQELPRIFDKFYRVQNADPWKQGGTGLGLALVEKLIEQLEGKIEVTSQNGWTTFTIDFPI from the coding sequence ATGCTTTACCCTGCGCCCCATTACTCCTCAGCCCTTGAACAAGCGGTAGACCGCTATCCGGTTGCAGTCACTCCCGATACGTCGGTAGCAGAGGCGATCGCATTGATAAGCCAATTACAAAATCACTGTCCCTTCCCCCAGGATCTCAGACTAGAACCAGACAGATCTGATTCTAGAACATTAATCCAGCCTACGGGGATACGAGCAAACTGTATATTGGTGGTTGATAAACCCACGCCCTTATGTACAGAATTGGTGGCTCAACCACCAGAACAATCAACGTTATTAGGGATTTTTACGCCCCGTAATTTATTACAACTAATTGCTACGGGAATTTTAGATCATCCCGAAGAAGCCACCCTGGATCACATCAGAATTGGGGAGGTTATGTCAATTCCAATATGTCAACTAACGGAGTCGGAAGATCAGGATATCTTTACGGCGTTGTCTATGTTTCGACAACATCAAATTTTGCATCTACCAGTTGTGAATAGTCAAGGTCATTTAGTGGGAGTAGTCACGCCGGCAAGAATTCGTCAAGTCTTGCAACCTTCTAATATTTTGCGGACTAGACGGGTAGCTGATGAGATAATTACGGACGTTCTTACCGCGCCGGTCAACACTTCTGTATTGACGTTGGCGCAAATGATGGCTACTCATCCAATTGGTTGCGTTGTTATTCATAATCAATTAGCTACCCATAAATTAGAACCTGTGGGTATTGTCACGGCTGAGGATATAGTTTTAGCGCAATTTCTTCAGCTAAATTTAGCGGAAACTACGGCAGCCACTATTATGGGGATTCCTCAATTTTCGTTAAAAGTTCAAGATTCATTATGGCTGGCTCATCAGGAAATGCAAGCCAGACAACTCCAGCGTTTATTGGTTAGTAATAACCAAGGACAATTGCAGGGAATTATTACCCAAATGAGTCTGTTGCGAATGCTCGATCCTACGGAGATGTATCGGGTGATTAGACAGCTTAAGCAGTCTGTATATAAACTGCAAGCGGAGAAAATGGAACTGCTGAGAAGTCGTAATATTAAACTAGAAAAACAGGTGCAAGAACGCACGGCGCAACTCCAGGAGCAATTGCAAAGAGAACGGCTACTAGCTAAAATATCTCTGCAAATTCATCAATCTTTGAACTTAGATGAAATTCTAAATACGACAGTAGCAGAGTTGCGAGATTTTTTGAGTTCCGACCGGGTGGTTATTTACCAAATACTTAATAGTGGTGTGGGGGAATTGGTGGCGGAGTCTGTAGGAGAAGGATGGCGATCGCTCTCGGAAAATAGATTAAATGAATCGGTGATTAATTATTATAAATATACCTTTTTTGACCAGAATATTTATATAGTGGAAGATATCGAAAAAGCGCGAATATCTAAGGAAAAATTGCAGATTTTATCGGATAAAAAAATTCTCGCTTATTTGGTAGTTCCAATTATCCAGGATGGACAACTTTGGGGAACCATTGAAGTTCATCACTGCCAAAAATCTCGTCATTGGCTACCCTCGGAAACTAACCTACTTCAACAATTAGCCACCCAATTGGCGATCGCTATCTATCAAGCCCAACTATATCAGCAAGTTCAAGCCTTGAATACTGACCTAGAAAAACAAGTTCTTGACCGCACGGCAGAATTACAGCGAAAAGTGCAGGAACTCCAACAATTAAACATCCTGAAAGATGAATTTCTCAGCACAGTTCCCCATGAACTTAGGACTCCTTTATCTAATATGAAAATGGCGATTTATATGCTAAAATTGGCTCCGACAGCACAACGTCAACAAGTTTATTTTGACATCCTAGAAAATGAATGTGTCCGGGAAACTAACCTGATTAATGACCTCCTAAATTTACAGAAGCTAGAAGCAGAAAATATTCCCATCAGCTTAGACCTGTTAAATCTAGTGAATTGGATACCCCGAATCACTCAACCCTTTTATTCTAGGGCTAATTCAAGAAAGCTGGTTTTGAATGTGGAATTGCCGCCAGACTTACCCTCTGTACGCACTAATACTAGCAGCCTAGAAAGGATTATTGCAGAACTACTTAATAATGCTTGCAAGTACACGATAGAAGGGGGTGAGATTAATTTAAAATTAGAAACGCTCCCCATTAAATCGGATTTACAAGTATCCCATAAACTCCGGTTGCAAATTGCTAACCAAGCGCAAATACCGGAACAGGAATTACCCCGCATTTTTGATAAATTCTATCGAGTCCAAAATGCTGACCCATGGAAACAAGGGGGAACTGGTTTGGGGTTAGCATTAGTGGAAAAGTTGATCGAACAACTTGAGGGTAAAATTGAAGTTACCAGTCAAAATGGTTGGACTACATTTACTATCGACTTTCCCATCTAA